CGATCAGGTCGACCTCGCGCTCGACGTCCCGGCGGAACGAAGGAACGGCGACGCTCCAGGCCTCGTCCTTGCTGTTCTCGACCACGAAGCCCAGGCGGCTCAGGGCCAGTCGCATGAAATCATCCTCGAGCGCGAAACCGAGAAGGCTCCGGGCTCGGGAGGGACGGAATCGTACGATGCGATCCCCGTGCGGCCTCGGGCACACGTCCAGCGGCGGCGCGGTGACGCTTCCGCCGGCGACCTGCTGGATGAGGTGCGCGGCGCGGTCCAGCGCCGGGACGACCCCCTCGAGATCGGCGCCGCGCTCGAAGCGGTGCGACGCATCGGTGCGCAGGCCGAGGGCACGCGCCGCGCGGCGCACCGGGACCGGCTCGAACCAGGCGCTCTCCAGAAGGACGTTGACGGTGCGCTCCCCGATCTCGCTCGCCTCGCCCCCCATGATCCCCGCCAGGGCCACCGGCTTCGACGCGTCGGCGATCACCAGCATTTCGGGGGTCAAAAGGCGATCGATCCCGTCGAGGGTGCGCAGCGTCTCGCCGGCGCGCGCCCGCCGCACCACGATGGCTCGTCCGTCGAGACGATCGAGATCGAAGGGATGAAGAGGGTGTCCGAGCTCCCACAGGACGAAATTGGTCGCGTCCACCACGTTGTTGATCGATCGCTGTCCGATCGCCTCCAGCCTGCGGCGGAGCCAGTCGGGGGAAGGGCCGACGCGCACGCCCAGGACGCAGCGGGCGGCATAGCGGGCGCACAGATCGGGCGCCTCGATCGTGACCGAGGCGGAGTCCCGGGTCGGCCTGCCGCCAGGAGGGATGGGGGCCGCGGGAGGGCGGAGGGCCGTCCCGGTGAGGGCGGCATACTCCCGCGCCAGGCCGAGGTGGTTCATGCAGTCGGGCCGGTTGGTGAAGATGTCGAAGTCGTACAGGCTGTCGTCACCGCGCCGCTCGATGCCGTCGAGGGGTATCCCGGCGTCGGTCAGGCGCTCGCCGACCTTCGCCGGTTCTTCGGCGGTGCCGAGGTACGACGACAGCCAGGCATGGCTGAATCTCACAATCTCTCCCCGCGCCCCGTGATCATCCGGGGAACTGCTGCAGGAACCTCACGTCGTTCTCGTACAGAAGCCGGATGTCGTCGATGCCGTGCTTCAGCATGGCGATGCGCTCGATGCCGAGCCCGAAGGCGAAGCCGGTGTAACGCTCCGGGTCGTACCCCACCTTCTCGAACACGGCCGGGTGCAC
This window of the Candidatus Polarisedimenticolia bacterium genome carries:
- the pheT gene encoding phenylalanine--tRNA ligase subunit beta, translated to MRFSHAWLSSYLGTAEEPAKVGERLTDAGIPLDGIERRGDDSLYDFDIFTNRPDCMNHLGLAREYAALTGTALRPPAAPIPPGGRPTRDSASVTIEAPDLCARYAARCVLGVRVGPSPDWLRRRLEAIGQRSINNVVDATNFVLWELGHPLHPFDLDRLDGRAIVVRRARAGETLRTLDGIDRLLTPEMLVIADASKPVALAGIMGGEASEIGERTVNVLLESAWFEPVPVRRAARALGLRTDASHRFERGADLEGVVPALDRAAHLIQQVAGGSVTAPPLDVCPRPHGDRIVRFRPSRARSLLGFALEDDFMRLALSRLGFVVENSKDEAWSVAVPSFRRDVEREVDLIEEVARLRGYGAIPAALPLLPGTEDRRSPADRTNLTACRAMQSAGFSEAVNYAMVGQDDCLEFADDPGRPLALTNPLQSNASFLRTSLLPGLLRNTAHNLNHGIPSIHLFETGTVFLPASPLPRERRRLGFVLAGRGVPTHWSLPRRFVDLYDARGAVEIVADLAGVSPLAFSSDRIPFLEAGRALRVAGGARPLGWVGEIRRPVLARHGIEVQVFGGEIDLDDLAAGGGRVRTYRPLPKYPAARRDLAIVAAPGTTFAAIEGAVRRASRLPIAEVQVFDVYRGPGVPAGCTSLAVQIVFQHPERTLTAEEVQESVESITATLGRELGARLRGMETP